TTCTTGTCCTCCTGGATAAAGGCCAGCGGCCTCCCGTCGCTGGTGCTGACTTTCTGCACCCGCAGCGTGTGAAATAGGTCGAAGCCCACCACGCGCACCCCGTCGGACTGCGCTACGAACGTAGTGGCCGCCCTCCCATGCAGCATGCCATTCTTATCGATCTTCGTGTCGAGTTGCTGGTGTTCTATGTCAACCGCAGAGTTCAGCTGTGTCCCGCGGGCAATCCCCGCAGCGTATTCGCCGGAGTAGTGAAACGCGGCCCAAATCCCGCTTTTCGCCTCTTCATAGGTGCGCAGGGCGACCTCTTCCGGCGCGACCTCCCTAACGCCATGCGGATCGATGACAAACAGCGTTTTATCGCTATAACGTGTCCCGTGGATGAACGCGATGAACAGTCCTTGTTTTTCTTTTCCCAGCAGGTCGGCAAGGATGCGCGCGCTCAGGTTGTAGTGCAGGTTCTTCCGCATCGCTGCCTGGGACTCTTCCAGTACCGCGCTGGCGCCGCCATCCGCGCCTTGCGCCACCGCACAACCGGCGCGAATCTCGGCGTCCGTGTCGTCGGTGAAGCGAAACACTACACGTTCAAAATGCTCTTCATACGCCGGTTGCTTGGTCAGTAGCGCGAGCATCTTGTTCTCCATCTCCACCGGCGGCGTAAGCATGAAAGTCCCCTCGCCGACGAAAACCGCTCCGGTCACCTTGCCCTTGACCGGCTCGAGGAAAGAAAAAACTCCGCTGCGAAATATAAACTTGCCGGCATCCCGCTTTAAGACGAAGTCTTTGGCCGAGAACAACCCGTTCCCCACCCGGATGTGCCGGAGTTGCTGATAGGCGGGATCGGCATTCGCACCAGGGACGTCTGTTGCTGGCGCCGCCTGCTGCGCGCTGGCCCCGGCAGCGAACAATGAAAGCCAGAGGAGAACGGCAAGTGCGGCCATGTGAGTTCCTCACTTTCGCAGCCCAAACCGGAGATCGCTACGGCAGCCTACTTCCGGGCGATGAGTAGCACGGAACGGGGACATGGGCGCTTATTTTCGAAGTTTGTTACGGAATCGGAACAAGGTCAGGATCGGCGGTGCTGCGCCACTTCCAGGCGCGAGTTGGCCCGCTCCAGCGCCACCAGCGCCCGCTGGTAATCCACTTCGCCGCCGGCGGACGTCAGGCGCTGTTCGGCGCGCTCCTTCGACTTGCGGGCACGCTCCACATCGATGTCCTCGGCGCGCTCGGCGGTCTCCGCCAGCACCGTCACTTTGTCGGCAAGGACCTCGGCGAAACCCCACGCCACGGCGACGTGGTACTCCATGTTGTCGGCCTTGTAGCTGATCTCGCCGACCCCCAGTTCGGTGATCAACGGCGCGTGTCCGGGCAGGATGCCCAGATAGCCATTCTTGCCGGGAATCTGGATCTCCTGGACCACGTCGGTTTCCACCAGCCGCTCGGGGGTGACGATCTCGAGTTGTAAAGAGTCAGCCATCAGCCATCGCTATCGGGACTTAACCCCCGACGGGTTTTCCGGACAACAACACTAAACTTCTGCGCCCGCCGGCCGATCACTGATTACCGATCACCGGCTGCGAATTCTTACGCTGCCGCCGTCTGCTTCAGGCGGTTGCCGTGCTCGACGACTTCCTCGATGGTGCCTTTCATGTAGAAGGCCTGCTCGGGGATTTCATCGTACTTGCCTTCCACGATTTCCTTGAACCCCTTGATCGTTTCCTGGATCTTTACGTAGCGGCCCTGCATGCCCGTGAACTG
This is a stretch of genomic DNA from Terriglobales bacterium. It encodes these proteins:
- a CDS encoding F0F1 ATP synthase subunit epsilon, with amino-acid sequence MADSLQLEIVTPERLVETDVVQEIQIPGKNGYLGILPGHAPLITELGVGEISYKADNMEYHVAVAWGFAEVLADKVTVLAETAERAEDIDVERARKSKERAEQRLTSAGGEVDYQRALVALERANSRLEVAQHRRS